The nucleotide sequence GGCGACGTAGGTGAAGGTGCCGTAGAGCGCGGCGCCCGCCAGGCCGTTGACCACCACCGCGCGCTTGAGGACCGGGTCGGCGAACACCTTCGGCGAGATCAGCGGGCTCGGCGTGCGGCGCTGCCGCCGGACGAACAGAAAGCCCGCCACCACGGTCGTTCCGAGCAGTACCGGAGTCCACAGTGGACTCGTGGCGAGGGCGTCGAAGGTGCCGAGTGCACCGACGGCGGCGCCCGCGACGGTCAGCAGCACGCCGCCCAGGACGTCGAACTGTTCTTTACCCTGACGCGGTTTCGCGGGCAGCCCGTGCCACCCGAGAACCAGGGCGGCCACGCTCAGCGGCAGGTTGACCAGGAAGACCCACCGCCAGCCGGGTCCGGCCGCGAGCAGTCCGCCCAGCGGCGGCCCACCCAGGGTGGCGGCCGCGAAGACGGCCGTCTGCCGGCCCTGGCGGCGCAGCAGTTCGCCGCGGTCGAACAGCTCGCCGAGCGCGCTCATCGCCGTGACGATCAGGCCGCTGCCGCCCAGGCCCTGCAGCGCGCGGGCGGCGATCAGCGAGCCGAGATCGGGCGCGGCGGCGCACCACGCGGAAGCGGCGGCGAACACGAGGACCGACCCGGTGAAGGCGACCCGGCGGCCGTACAGGTCGCCGAGCCTGCCGTGCAGCGGCGTCGCGACGGTCAGGGTGAGCAGGCCGGCGGCGGTGACCGCGACGAGCCCGGTCCGGGCGTGCAGGTCGGCGCCGATCGAGGGCAGCGCCGCGGTGAGGACCAGGCCGTCCAGCTGGGCCATGGCCATGCCGAGCAGAAGTCCGGCGTAGGCGAGGTTCCGAGATGCGTGCATAAAGCACACGTTATAACGTGTCTTATGCACGCATCAAGCGAGGGCGGCCCGGCACTGTTCCGCCTGGTCCGGCACTGGGCCCGCCAGTGGGCCCCGGACGTCGTCGAGCGCTTCGCCGCCGGCGCGCCGGCGTCGTGGACGGTGCCGAACCTGTTCGTCATCCAGGCGATCGACGGGGCGGCCGGCGAGGAAGTGACCGTCGCGGACGTGGCCCACCAGCTGGGCATCGACCGCTCGGTGGCCAGCCGCATGGTGGCCGAAGCGGCGCGAGAGGGCTTCGTCGTGCGCTCGACGTCGACGCGTGACGCACGCCGCGCGGTCCTGACCCTCACCGACGCGGCGAAGGAGTTCCTCGATGCCTCGCAGGCCCACCAGCGTCAGGCGTTCGAAGCACTGGTGGGCCACTGGCCGGAGGAGGACCGTGAACGCTTCGCCGGCTACCTCCGCCGGCTCGCGGACGAGGTGCTCGGCTAGCTTTCCGCAAGGATCGGGTTCAGCGCTTCCCAGGCGTGCCAGGCCCGGGTGACGCCGAACTGGGCGGTGAACCGCAGTGCCGCCCGGACGTCCTCCGGCGACGCGCCACCCCGCAGCGCGCGCCCGACGTGCGTGCGGAACGTGTCGGCCAGGGTCTGGTAGTGGACGTCGACACTGAGGCTGACCAGGCCGCGCTCGCGTTCGCTGAGCGTGCCCGGCCCGTGTCCGGTGCGCATCCGTGACTGCAGGTCGAAGTAACCGGCGAAGTGCGGGTCCAGCTCGGCCACCCGGGCCCGCACCGCTTCCGGCAGCGGGCTGGGCGCCGCGTCCGGTCCGGCCGTCACCAGTTCCGGTGCCAGCGGTTCGACGTCCGGGCGCGGCAGGCCGAGTTCGGCCTCGAGCTCGGCGATCCGCTCGATGCCCGCAGCCGCCGCGTGGTAGCCGCAGTCGTAGGAGACGAACCGCAGCAGCTCGCGGATGTCCGAAGTGGACACCCCGGCGGCCAGGCCGGCCCGCACGTGCGCGGTGAACGCCAGGCCCAGGCTCCCCTCGCAGACGCCGGCCGTCACGCACAGGAAGGTCTTCTCGCGGTCGGTGAGCTCGGGGATCGACCGGACGTACTTCGCGGTGGCCCCGGCCATCTGGGCGAACACGGGGTCGAGCGCGTCGAGCCGTTCGAGGCTCGTGGGGGTTTCGGTGGTGGTCAAGCTCGGCTCCTTCAAGTTCGTGGACATTCGTAGCGCTACAGCTGTAGTGCGAGTTACGCTACACCTGTAGCGCAAAGGGTGTCCAGCTACACTGGGTGGCGATGGAAGAAACCAGACGCCGCCCGAACGCCCGCGGCCAGGGCGAGCTGCTGCGGGAAGAGATCGTCACGGCCGCCGTCCGGATGCTCGACGAGCTCGCCGACGACGAGGCGCTGTCCCTGCGGGCCGTCGCGCGCGCCGTGTCGATCGCGGCGACGTCGGTCTACCTGCACTTCCCGGACCGCGACGCCCTCGTGCTGGCGGCCATGCAGCGCTGCCACGAGGAGCTCGTCCGCACCGGCGACGAAGCGGCCGAGGCCGCCCCGGACCCGGCGGCCGCGCTGCGCGCCCGGATCCTGGCGCAGGCGGCGTGGGCGCAGCAGCATTCCGGGCTGTACAAGGTGCTGCACGAGAGCAAGGTCCACCGGCGGCACGGAATGCCGTTCAAGGAAGTCATGGTCGCCCGCACGACCGAAGCGGTCCAGCGGTGCATGGACGCGGGCCTGGCACCGGCCGACGACGCCGCGACCGTCGCCATCGACCTGCGGACCGCCGTCAACGGCATGCTGGCGCAGCGGATCAACGAGCCCGACCTGCCGTGGCCGCCCGCGGTCGAGCAGCTGGACCGGTTCCTCGCCAAGCTGGTGGGCCTGCGGCGATAGGGCCCGGCTACTCCCCCGCGCTGCCGTCGATCGACTCGCGGATGAGGTCGGCGTGGCCGTTGTGGCGGCTGTACTCCTCGATCATGTGGACCAGGATCCAGCGCAGGCTCGGCGTGAGGCCGTCCGGCCACGGACGCCGGGCCGGCTGGGAAAGGCCGTTCTCCAGCACCTTCGCCACCGACTCCCGCGAGCGGGCGACCGCGTCTTCCCACAGGCCGAAGAGCTGCTCCGGGGTGTCGTCCGCGGCGGAGTCCCAGTCCCAGTCGGGCGTGGCCGTCCAGTCGACCGCGTCGAACGGCGCCGTGCGCTCGCGGTCGAACAGCACGCGCGAGAACCAGTGGTCCTCGACGTAGGCCAGGTGCTTGAGGAGCCCGCCGAGCGTCATCTTGGACGACGCGACGGTCACGCGCAGACCGGCCGCGTCCAGGCCGGCGCACTTCCAGGTCAAGGTCGCCCGGTGGTAGTCGAGGAAACCCAGCAGGGTGGCGGCTTCGTCGCCGTCAACGGGCGGCTCAGGCCGGCCCTGTTCGTCCACAGTGGTCACGAGCGCCGACTCTACTCACGCCGTCAGCGGGCGGACGTCCCAGATCCACACCCCGCCGACGAACTCCGCCGGCTTCCGCAGCAACAGCTCCACAGTGGACTTCAGCGCTTCCTGGTTCTGCCGCGGCCCGACCACGAGCACGTCCGCGTTCCAGGCGCGCAAGTCCGCGAGCGCCTGCGTGCGGTCGGCTTCGGTGACCTCGGCCGCCTGGCCGGTGCGCTCGACCTGCGCGAACAGGTCCGACGTCGGCAACGGGACGGCGCCGTAGCGGCCGCGGCGGTCGTCCGGGGACGTCGGACCGACGAAGTAGCCCTCCGGCATCGGGTAGCCGAGGCCCGCGTCGACCTGCCAGTGCAGCGGCTCGGCCTCCCCGGTGCTGGGCAGCGGCACCGGCACCAGCGAACCGCCCGGGGCGACGTACTGGCGCCAGATCCCGTCGGCGAAGAACGGCGGCGAGAGGGGCCGCTGGTGCGTCACCAGCTCCGTCGGCGCGATCGGCAGCAGCACCGCCACCACCGCGCCGACCCAGATCATCCGCAGCGGGAACGCGGGTTGGCCGTCGACCGGCGCCGGCTGCTGCGCCGCCGCCGTCCAGACGCGGTGCGTCGCGATCGCCAGGAGCGCGCCCACCACCGGGATGCAGCCCATCGCGAGCCGGGACTCGAGCACCGAGTCGAGCAGCGGCAGCCGGCCCAGCCACTTCCACGGGCCGGCGACACCGGTGTCGTCGTGCGCCACCGTGATCTCGACGCCCAGCGACAGGAAGGCCATCACGTACATCGTGATCGCGAGCGCCCGCGAAACGACATCGCGCCACAGCCAGATCGTCAGCATCACCATGAGCACGATCAGCGGCCAGCCGAAGAAGGCGTTCTCCTCGGTGCGGTTCATCGAGACGTCCGCGGCCGCCTCGGGCGCGCCCGCGACCGACTGCGTCGCGAAGCGGGTGAACGCCGCGGTGTCGTTGCCCGCCGCACCGTGCAGCAGCGAGTGGAAGCTCTGCGGGCCGAAGAACTGCCAGTACAGCGGGAATCCGGCGATCAGCAGGGTGACGACCGCGCCGATCGGAATGCCCTTGGCCAGCGGCGCCAGCATGCCGCGGACCTCCGCGCGGTGCGGGATCAGGTACGCGACCGCGAAGACGAGGAACGTGAGCGCGAAGATCGCCAGGGGCTCTTCACCCAGCAGGATCTGCCACGCGACGAGCAGCCCGAGCACGATGCCGTTGCGCACCGGGCGCTCGTTGTGCGCGATCTGGATCGTCTTGAGCGCGATGAACGGCAGCACGAACAGCACGACGAAGTTCGGGTGCGCGTTGCCGTGCGAGATCATCGGCGGCGCGAAGCCGCAGAACGCGCCGCCGATCGCGGCCGCCGTCCGGTTCGGCACCAGGTGCCGGGAGAACACCCAGTACCAGCCGGTCGCGGTGCCGGCGAGGCCGGCGGTGAGCACGATCGCCCAGGTCAGCGTCGCGCCGAAGGTGAGTGTGAGGGGCGCCAGCGGGATGTTCAGGCCGAACATCGCCGCGTTCGCCGCCATGTTGACGCCGCGGGGGTAGTTCTGCAGGTCCGTGGTGAACGGGTTCTGGAAGTGGAGGACGGCCTTCGCGACGACCGTCGAGTACCACTCCCACTGGCTCTGGTCGGCTCCGCCGTTCCAGAGGTAGCCCCGTTTGAGGTCGAACCACAGCCCGTTGTAGAGCAGGATCGTGAACAGCAGGAACCCGCCGGTGATGGCGGAGTCTTGCCACGCCCAGCGCTTCGGGCCTTCGCGGGGTTCGGGAGCAGGTGGCACCAGCTCGGGGACGGCCTCGGACTTCAGGCTCACGGTTCGACCACCCTGGCGATGAAGTAGAGCGCCCCGGTCCCGGCGTGCCGGACCAGCAGCAGGAACGGCCGATCCACCGTCACGGCGACCGGGTCGTCGATCATCATCGAGGTGAGGCGCATGATCAGCGCGGTGGCCGCGGCCCCTTCGAAGCCCTGTTCGTCGACGCGGAGCACGGCCTGGTGCAGCACCTCGGACACGGTCAGCCGCGGATCCGGCGTGAGCCCGCTCAGGTCGGCCTCGTCGGTGAACATCGTCCGCACGCCGAGGCCGCGCAGCACGCCGGCGAGCTTGCTGGACACGTCGAGCGAGACCTTGGGGAGCGAGAGTTCGACCTTCTTGGCGCGGATCTTGCCGAGCAGGCTCGTCAGGGCGGCGTGGTCGAGCCGGGTCTCCGCCTCGGCGAGGTCGTCGTCGGGCAGCAGCACCACGGCCTGCAGGCCGCCGGCCGCGACGAGCCGCACCGCCTGCCAGCCGCCGGTGTGCGCGTAGCCGACGCTTTCGCTGAGCCACATGGTCGGCACGTCCCGGGTGCCGGAGGGTGCGTGGAACGGCGCGTCGCTGGTGTTCGCCTCGCGGAAGGGCAGTTTCC is from Amycolatopsis mediterranei and encodes:
- a CDS encoding MFS transporter, which translates into the protein MHASRNLAYAGLLLGMAMAQLDGLVLTAALPSIGADLHARTGLVAVTAAGLLTLTVATPLHGRLGDLYGRRVAFTGSVLVFAAASAWCAAAPDLGSLIAARALQGLGGSGLIVTAMSALGELFDRGELLRRQGRQTAVFAAATLGGPPLGGLLAAGPGWRWVFLVNLPLSVAALVLGWHGLPAKPRQGKEQFDVLGGVLLTVAGAAVGALGTFDALATSPLWTPVLLGTTVVAGFLFVRRQRRTPSPLISPKVFADPVLKRAVVVNGLAGAALYGTFTYVALVAASGAGAAGTGLLLVAMTAGQLVLSASFAALARRHPEMTAWGRSGCLLGTAGLAAIAVAAASDGAPWLLAPGLFAIGAAFAVCTSAYTVLGQTRADRALLGVTLGSLTFARQAGGLAGAAVFGWLALVTTGGLAAPGLAVVFSAAAVTMLVAWLTSPVVTSADAVSSSS
- a CDS encoding MarR family winged helix-turn-helix transcriptional regulator; translated protein: MHASSEGGPALFRLVRHWARQWAPDVVERFAAGAPASWTVPNLFVIQAIDGAAGEEVTVADVAHQLGIDRSVASRMVAEAAREGFVVRSTSTRDARRAVLTLTDAAKEFLDASQAHQRQAFEALVGHWPEEDRERFAGYLRRLADEVLG
- a CDS encoding carboxymuconolactone decarboxylase family protein, which codes for MTTTETPTSLERLDALDPVFAQMAGATAKYVRSIPELTDREKTFLCVTAGVCEGSLGLAFTAHVRAGLAAGVSTSDIRELLRFVSYDCGYHAAAAGIERIAELEAELGLPRPDVEPLAPELVTAGPDAAPSPLPEAVRARVAELDPHFAGYFDLQSRMRTGHGPGTLSERERGLVSLSVDVHYQTLADTFRTHVGRALRGGASPEDVRAALRFTAQFGVTRAWHAWEALNPILAES
- a CDS encoding TetR/AcrR family transcriptional regulator translates to MEETRRRPNARGQGELLREEIVTAAVRMLDELADDEALSLRAVARAVSIAATSVYLHFPDRDALVLAAMQRCHEELVRTGDEAAEAAPDPAAALRARILAQAAWAQQHSGLYKVLHESKVHRRHGMPFKEVMVARTTEAVQRCMDAGLAPADDAATVAIDLRTAVNGMLAQRINEPDLPWPPAVEQLDRFLAKLVGLRR
- a CDS encoding DinB family protein, with protein sequence MTTVDEQGRPEPPVDGDEAATLLGFLDYHRATLTWKCAGLDAAGLRVTVASSKMTLGGLLKHLAYVEDHWFSRVLFDRERTAPFDAVDWTATPDWDWDSAADDTPEQLFGLWEDAVARSRESVAKVLENGLSQPARRPWPDGLTPSLRWILVHMIEEYSRHNGHADLIRESIDGSAGE
- a CDS encoding serpin family protein encodes the protein MATDSHLRFALAVHSALGAGGGNTCFSPYSVASALTLAARAARGQTRDELVALLGDPGEQTVLLREAARLVEEAHSKDQPELAVANTLWADDRLPLEDSFKAELAEWPGAAVASAPFEKEPEAARALINEDIGRTTRGLIPQLLPLGSIDSQVAAVLVNALYLKAAWKLPFREANTSDAPFHAPSGTRDVPTMWLSESVGYAHTGGWQAVRLVAAGGLQAVVLLPDDDLAEAETRLDHAALTSLLGKIRAKKVELSLPKVSLDVSSKLAGVLRGLGVRTMFTDEADLSGLTPDPRLTVSEVLHQAVLRVDEQGFEGAAATALIMRLTSMMIDDPVAVTVDRPFLLLVRHAGTGALYFIARVVEP